CTACATTTAACCAAAGGACAACCACATGTCATTTCTACAATGAACATCATTCTTTTGATCATTTTACTACAGAATTACCTGTCTGAGTATGATAACTAGGTATCTGATATCCTTCAATGATAGTGGCTTCTCCTGCTCATAGAACTCCTCATTATCAACTACTGTAAGCATGTGCCTGATCCATAACAAAAGGGAAACAGATGAATCACAGGTAATCCCATCTCAAGCTGCTACACAATACTCTAGGATCAAACCAGAATACATAAAACTAACTTCACACCACTAAAATGTATATAGACAAGATCCAAGCAAAATTAAGCAGGGACTATTACTTGTACACAGGACAGAATACAGCCAAAGGTAATAGCCAGCCAGGTGCATCTCCGGGCAGCAGATATGCCAACTGCTCAGATACTGACTGCCATTTCTGGTTTTCATGGCACCGTTTCATAAAATTCCAAAGCACCGGAACAAGTTCTGTTCTATAAGCTAGTATAGTCATGATTCTCTCCAGAGGTAAGGTGTTTAAAGTGACATGTAGAAAAGCACAAGCCGCACCAACAGCTGACACCTCTTTATCATCCGGTCTGTGGTCCAAGCCACTAGAAAGTGAAATCCCTCCAAACAAAACATTTGTCTGCTCAAAGCATTAAACAACAAATCTTGGTTAGAGTTTAGTGGTAAAGACAAATTTGCTTAATATAATTGTACTTGCATGGAAAATAGAAGTACATAATACCAAGATGGCTTACTAATTGCAGAAGAAAGCGCAGATCTATGGCATCACATATCTGTCGTTCTAAATCATTATTCAAACAAATttccattgcatcatctccttcAATCATATCATCACCACCCATAGAATCTGAAAATCACAAtatgtatgtacatatgcaATAGAGAATTTAAGTATGCTacacaaattaaaaatttgaacagAAGATTATAGATGGAGACAACTTGGAAAAATGAAAGTACAAAAACAATAGTAAGACGGCAATAAAGTACAATGCATACCTTCTTTGCTTTCTCTATTAGATGATTTCATTGAAGGAAGGGCCTCCAACAAGAATGTTGCGACGCCAGCAAGGTCTAAAGCCTGATATTAGAAAGAATACATTCAATCAGGGATCAAAGCCGTGAAAATGgatggattaaaaataatacatatatataacatatgCATGTGTATGAGTGAGCACAATGAGAAACTTTACATACATATGAGATTAAATTAAGCATTGTCAAAAACCTATCACTTGGACAAAGTTAATCTTCCAATTTTCGCAGTAGTAGATCACAAAGTAGACCTGTTGCtaaaattgaacctaagatctcCCAGATTTTTTAGCACATAAATTTATGCAACAACTTGAACAAAACATGCTAAACAACCAACATGTTGCCATTTCTAATTCTGATAGCAGTCCGGTATTTACCATTTGAAATGAGCAATCAGTCTGAGACAGAGCGACCCCGGAAGATTCCAATATATTTCCAATAAGGCAGGCATAACCGGGTAACTCAACTGATGCATCTTTCGGAAGTACATCAGCATGATTTTTCACACAGAGTGACATCTGATTAATATAATGCTGGCTCAGCCCTCGTCTAGCAAAAACCTAAATGAAAGAGATTACCTTAATTGCAGAATGGTATATGCCCAGGAAATCTTaatacagaaaaaaataaataaataaaaaaaaaaaaacgcttcAAAAGACATAGGTACCAAGTCATTCAAGTTTACCTCTCCTAAGTAGGGGAATAGCTTCCATACAAATGGAACTGtaagaatttgagatgaaaaacTCCAATGTGGATCGATGTTTGGGCACGTACATGGCTCCTGACCAATGTGAGAAATTACAACAGCAAGACTACGCTCCAACGATGACACTCTGCCAATGTAGTTATGAGTCTTTATACTTTCCTGCACCCCATTACTCGTAGGTTTAGGAGATGAGTTCACTCATGTGTGAATGCCAACATCGAGTAAATGACAGATATCCAGAAACAGATaaaactagaaaaaaaaatcaggaaaaatacataaccaagtaagttgaacaaaaaatattaaacaagtgCTTTCAGCTAACTTTCTATAATAATGGGAAAGCAGATTGGTGATTTGAAGCTAATTGAGGGATGAGAAGGTGATCCCTTGTCATCTTCCGTATTCACTTTTGTTATAGATGTTCTGAGTAGCTTCTTTGCGAGAAACCTTAGTTTCAGGAATTAATATTGTAGGAAAATGCAAAGCTTGACAACTAGGTTTGGGGTTGGGTGTAAGATTCACCAATAACTTATTTCGGGTTAGCATTTCGGGTTAGCAGTAGGTGTTAAATGATAATAATTTCTTGATTGATTTAAATGCCTTTGGTTTGGGAATATTGTATTAGTTTCCGTTTACAGCTTTATATCATGTAATAAGTTcagcctcttagagagaagAATATACAGAAAACATTCCTAGTAATATTTTGtcgtggtatcagagcctatcTGATTTAGAGTAGGTTCTAGGTTTTCTTTGAGTCGACGCATCATAGTAGAACTGTGGTGTCCTGTTGCCAAAATCTTTTTCAgtatttttttgttgattttctgGTTGCTTGGCTTCTGTTTGATCTGTCTTGGGGTTTCGAAATGtcagaaaattcagaaatttagCCCATCAAATTGAATGCAAAGAACTATTTTTCTTGAGTGTCAGTTTCATATGTTTGTCAGGGGGAAGCAGCTGTAGGTAAATATTGATGGATCCAATCCGAAGCCAAATTCAGAAACTGATAATATCGAAATGtcagaaaattcagaaatttagCCCAACAATTAGAAACAGCTCTAGAACTAATAAATTTTGGTTACTGTTGACCGAGATGTGGCCAAACCTTTATAAGTTTCCTTAATGGTTCATACTTCGTAAAAAGAAAGGGAGGTTTACTAcatcatttttctttgaaaaGTGATTTGGCTTGTGGGGAAAGCCTCTCCTGTTAGAACAAAAGCTATTAAGTATGGACAAAGAGCTGGAATCAGATGCATACCTTTCCTGTTAAAATAATCTCTCTATACAGGATAAAAGCCTTTCTTTGCAAAAGATAGCCAACTGTCTCACAAGCCCATGGAAGCTTGGGATCTATCAATAACACTAATGCTTCTAACAGTAAAGTTGTTGACGTGGTTGTTTCCTCAGGGGCTGCAAAAAGTTGATCCTTCAACTGATTTCTGTCCAATAACACAGTTCAATGCATGAAAGTCGTGTGAAATGCATATCGTCAAGTCCTCTAACCCAACAACCAGAACAACAGAATCAGCTCAGCCATTATAAATTACACAGGTATAGTATGCCATACACTTGCAAAGTTAAATATATCTGTAAACACAAAATTACTAGAATTTGAATGTCTTCCATGACTTCATGTGCTATTAGATGCAAAAGAGACGTCATCATTCCTTAACCCACCCATTAATAGAAAAGAGTACAATGAGAACCAAAATAATGACATGAGTAGTCATTTTATATAAGAAATCAATCAAGAAATGAGATGCttataatataattgagctaggcataacaaaaaaaaaacatgaaatcgAGAAAAACACCACATTAGAGCTCTAAATCAGAAGAAAATgaccaaaaatataaaacaaattcaaaatatgTTGATGCAGCCAACCTGTTTTGATGAACAGCCTTCATACAGATATATGCAAGTTGCTTCACTCTGTGTTTCACCAAAGCATGCTTGGACGAATAATCCATGCCTGCAACGAGGCTAATAATATCCCCTGTTTCATGATCAGATTTTGTCAACAACACCCAAAGTGTGCTAAGCAGTGTGAAACAAGCAGAACCTCAAGACATCTTCATTAAATCTTAAAACCAatgttattatataattgtACAAAACTTAAAAAGATGTGCTTCCTTGACTATTTCTTCATAGtcaaattttgaaattattCATCAGATAAGAACCAGATCAATAGCACACTTGTAGCCAGCTCCGTACTTATCAAATACAGCATGGATCAGGGTTTAATGTGAAGACAGGCTAGTGATATCTCTTTAAAACCAGTCAACTGCACGAAGCCATGGACAGTTGAAGATCCTTAACGGAAGAATTGGCATATTACCTTTGAGAATTGTTTGGGTAACCAGTGATTTCCAATCTAAATAATTCTGGATTATAGAAAAGTGTTGAAGGTTTCAGGGTTTTAATCATAAAAAGTC
The nucleotide sequence above comes from Malus sylvestris chromosome 16, drMalSylv7.2, whole genome shotgun sequence. Encoded proteins:
- the LOC126607039 gene encoding E3 ubiquitin-protein ligase UPL6-like isoform X10; protein product: MFFSGDSSTRKRVDLGGRSTKERDRQKLLEQTRLERNRRLWIRQQNLAALKIQKCFRGRKVAAAEHSKVREQFYGRYGRHCQNADRFSFGPDSEFLRQLLFFFDARSVGDFSILVETCRLLHQFVKETGDIISLVAGMDYSSKHALVKHRVKQLAYICMKAVHQNRNQLKDQLFAAPEETTTSTTLLLEALVLLIDPKLPWACETVGYLLQRKAFILYREIILTGKESIKTHNYIGRVSSLERSLAVVISHIGQEPCTCPNIDPHWSFSSQILTVPFVWKLFPYLGEVFARRGLSQHYINQMSLCVKNHADVLPKDASVELPGYACLIGNILESSGVALSQTDCSFQMALDLAGVATFLLEALPSMKSSNRESKEDSMGGDDMIEGDDAMEICLNNDLERQICDAIDLRFLLQLTNVLFGGISLSSGLDHRPDDKEVSAVGAACAFLHVTLNTLPLERIMTILAYRTELVPVLWNFMKRCHENQKWQSVSEQLAYLLPGDAPGWLLPLAVFCPVYKHMLTVVDNEEFYEQEKPLSLKDIRYLVIILRQALWQLLWVNPTAPSNSSKPVTTSSSKKHPVELIQHRVSIVASELLSQLQDWNNRREFTSPSDFHADGVNEFFITQAVIENTRANDIMKQAPFLVPFTSRVKIFTSQLAAARQRHESNSVFTRNRFRIRRDRILEDAYDQMSALSEDDLRGPIRVTFVNEFGVEEAGIDGGGIFKDFMENITQAAFDVQYGLFKETSDHLLYPSPGSGMIHEQHLQFFHFLGILLAKAMFEGILVDIPFATFFLSKLKQKYNYLNDLPSLDPELYRHLIFLKAVQLSILNPCTD
- the LOC126607039 gene encoding E3 ubiquitin-protein ligase UPL6-like isoform X12 — protein: MFFSGDSSTRKRVDLGGRSTKERDRQKLLEQTRLERNRRLWIRQQNLAALKIQKCFRGRKVAAAEHSKVREQFYGRYGRHCQNADRFSFGPDSEFLRQLLFFFDARSVGDFSILVETCRLLHQFVKETGDIISLVAGMDYSSKHALVKHRVKQLAYICMKAVHQNRNQLKDQLFAAPEETTTSTTLLLEALVLLIDPKLPWACETVGYLLQRKAFILYREIILTGKESIKTHNYIGRVSSLERSLAVVISHIGQEPCTCPNIDPHWSFSSQILTVPFVWKLFPYLGEVFARRGLSQHYINQMSLCVKNHADVLPKDASVELPGYACLIGNILESSGVALSQTDCSFQMALDLAGVATFLLEALPSMKSSNRESKEDSMGGDDMIEGDDAMEICLNNDLERQICDAIDLRFLLQLTNVLFGGISLSSGLDHRPDDKEVSAVGAACAFLHVTLNTLPLERIMTILAYRTELVPVLWNFMKRCHENQKWQSVSEQLAYLLPGDAPGWLLPLAVFCPVYKHMLTVVDNEEFYEQEKPLSLKDIRYLVIILRQALWQLLWVNPTAPSNSSKPVTTSSSKKHPVELIQHRVSIVASELLSQLQDWNNRREFTSPSDFHADGVNEFFITQAVIENTRANDIMKQAPFLVPFTSRVKIFTSQLAAARQRHESNSVFTRNRFRIRRDRILEDAYDQMSALSEDDLRGPIRVTFVNEFGVEEAGIDGGGIFKDFMENITQAAFDVQYGLFKETSDHLLYPSPGSGMIHEQHLQFFHFLGILLAKAMFEGILVNIPFAMFFLSKLKQKYNYLNDLPSLDPELYRHLIFLKAVQLSILNPCTD
- the LOC126607039 gene encoding E3 ubiquitin-protein ligase UPL6-like isoform X11, which produces MFFSGDSSTRKRVDLGGRSTKERDRQKLLEQTRLERNRRLWIRQQNLAALKIQKCFRGRKVAAAEHSKVREQFYGRYGRHCQNADRFSFGPDSEFLRQLLFFFDARSVGDFSILVETCRLLHQFVKETGDIISLVAGMDYSSKHALVKHRVKQLAYICMKAVHQNRNQLKDQLFAAPEETTTSTTLLLEALVLLIDPKLPWACETVGYLLQRKAFILYREIILTGKESIKTHNYIGRVSSLERSLAVVISHIGQEPCTCPNIDPHWSFSSQILTVPFVWKLFPYLGEVFARRGLSQHYINQMSLCVKNHADVLPKDASVELPGYACLIGNILESSGVALSQTDCSFQMALDLAGVATFLLEALPSMKSSNRESKEDSMGGDDMIEGDDAMEICLNNDLERQICDAIDLRFLLQLTNVLFGGISLSSGLDHRPDDKEVSAVGAACAFLHVTLNTLPLERIMTILAYRTELVPVLWNFMKRCHENQKWQSVSEQLAYLLPGDAPGWLLPLAVFCPVYKHMLTVVDNEEFYEQEKPLSLKDIRYLVIILRQALWQLLWVNPTAPSNSSKPVTTSSSKKHPVELIQHRVSIVASELLSQLQDWNNRREFTSPSDFHADGVNEFFITQAVIENTRANDIMKQAPFLVPFTSRVKIFTSQLAAARQRHESNSVFTRNRFRIRRDRILEDAYDQMSALSEDDLRGPIRVTFVNEFGVEEAGIDGGGIFKDFMENITQAAFDVQYGLFKETSDHLLYPSPGSGMIHEQHLQFFHFLGILLAKAMFEGILVDIPFATFFLSKLKQKYNYLNDLPSLDPELYRHLIFLKVVQLSILNPCSK